From a single Osmerus mordax isolate fOsmMor3 chromosome 6, fOsmMor3.pri, whole genome shotgun sequence genomic region:
- the il11a gene encoding LOW QUALITY PROTEIN: uncharacterized protein il11a (The sequence of the model RefSeq protein was modified relative to this genomic sequence to represent the inferred CDS: substituted 1 base at 1 genomic stop codon): MNHRASDVHSLELKPTLSQLHHDLTMFEKHFLWLNNASRRHHHPALPKLTEMMSLIKALNTTLQRQMGRVDAPKLTLVTPSLPPQLHNQFEVLQSSHELLQQFERFCSWAHRALISLRHNPRXIRM, from the exons ATGAACCACAGAGCCAGTGATGTCCACTcccttgag TTgaaacccactctctctcagctccaccATGACCTGACCATGTTCGAAAAACATTTCCTCTGGCTGAACAATGCCTCTCGGAGGCACCACCACCCtgctctgcctaaactgacagaGATGATGTCCCTGATCAAGGCCCTGAACACCACCCTGCAGCGCCAG atggGAAGAGTCGATGCACCAAAGCTCACTCTGGTCAccccgtccctcccccctcagctccACAACCAGTTTGAGGTCCTGCAGTCTTCTCACGAGCTGCTCCAGCAGTTCgagcgtttctgcagctgggcTCATCGTGCCCTCATCAGCCTTAGGCACAATCCTAGATAGA TCAGGATGTAA